The following proteins come from a genomic window of Gimesia chilikensis:
- a CDS encoding alpha-2-macroglobulin family protein, whose product MLVSLTSLGVYLFAAEKSPPEARSLADSYQKQGNYRDAWELYQKLATRQDSSATEVVHDLQAGIQCLQRLNRVSEIDAFREAILKVHSDEPLVLSRLAETLIQGPYFGYIIDGKFIRGHQRGGSRYVNTREQDRLRALQLMSQAVEELKTSNDPALAAQIYADYARYLMSGRQGRAAWKLQILTDLEATPDYQSVGAEPGNWFRGEPSGGPDGAPVDANGKPVYYRVPESWEGAANDGERWRWMLAESVKQEPMREARVLLEVANFTRSQFGVQTLQQYFPLLYRTRAMDDAKEEEQVNPYSLESLKGSETLARLSTGIQRFELPADQNYILLYQKVISLGKSNQAENALAQLTSVFENRRQYPEAAKYLQQNIQEYGDPGQNKQKHLKQIVGNWGEFAPTQTQAAGQGAKVDYRFRNGKQVHFEAYQINVAELLKDVKDYLKSHPDRLDWNKINISNLGYRLVQEQQKKYQGELVSRWDMKLEPLAGHRDRRVTVATPLQNAGAYLLIAKMEDGNTSRIVVWLDDTVIVHKRMADRTFYYVADARSGQAVPNANLEFFGYQNKYVARNQRQTLTASFAEQTDENGQAFPEENLLKREFQWIAIARTKSGRFAYQGFDRFWYQPSPQEQYQVNKIYGITDRPVYRPGQKVDYKFWVRNVGYDLSRSEEALFDQREVTLKLIGRDQKQIFEKTLTTDEYGGANGEWEIPKDAALGSYSFVVEVKYDFASGKNRNRRFASSFSFRVEEYKKPEYEVSVEAPDEPVALGDTIKAKIKAKYYFGSPVINAEVKYKVTRTSYEQHWYPYDPWDWLYGSGYWWFTGDHPWYPGWGRWGCIAPGPWWIHRRSAPPEVVMSNTVPIGSNGEVEIEIDTALAKAIHGDEDHRYEITAEVVDESRRTIVGKGSVLVAREPFKVFAWMNRGYYRVGDSMTASFKAQTLDQKPVQGTGKIVLYRITYNQQGEPQETAVQEWDVNPQEDGTITQKMSAAQSGQYRVACVVTDKQGKQIEGGSLFTIRGEGFDGKEYRFNDLEIIVEKKNYQPVEKVRLLINTNQPGSTVLLFLRPVNGVYQKPQVLKLAGKSTTYELGLTRKDLPNLFVEAVTIHQGQVFTEAREIAVPPEKRVVNLEVESSETEYKPGQDATVKLKVTDAEGNPVEGSLVVSVYDKSVEYISGGSNVSDIKSFFWKWKRSHHPLTYSSLSRSFHNLLKQGEVGMQMLGAFGNLMPANADKSDQFGVMEGPGPGVLPAMKSGRATPMAGVPLSMAPAEEKASELQADAAVASAGSSAVVEPAVRQNFADTAFWNGAINTDQDGLAEVSFKMPENLTSWKIRSWSMGTGTMVGEGQREVVTRKNLIIRLQAPRFFTETDEVVLSANVHNYLKTSKDVKVVLELDGDALEPLDELTQTVTIDANGEKRIDWRVKASRAGFAVIRMKALTDEESDAMQMTFPVKVHGILKTESFTGSIRPDDSSAQISFQIPGQRTTELSRLELRYSPSLAGAMVDALPYLIYNPHKTTDCTLYRFLPTVMTQNILKQMGLDLKEIERKRTNLNAQEIGDDQKRAEQWKRYGQNPIFNQGEVDLIVKQGVADLTSMQLSDGGWGWFSGWQERSSPFFTARVVQGLALAQQSDVALVPGTLERGVEWLKNYQQQEVRKLLNAPAKTKPYKEYASNLDAYVFLVLVNQGVTNEQMYDFLYRDRTELSVYALGMLGLASHKLERQDRLAMLMDNMDQYLVQDPENQTAYLNLPENNWWWHWYGNEVEANAYYLKLLSKVDPQNPKAAQLVKYLLNNRKHGTYWSSVSDTAIAVEALAEYWTASGEDQPDLTLEVYLDGEKQKEVKITAADLFTYDNKFVLEGDALTGGAHRLEIRKQGRGPVYYNAYVTYFTKEDFITATGLEVKVERKYYQLIPEDADIKTSGSEGQVVDQRVEKYQRQEITRETALKSGDLVEVELIFDSKNDYEYLVFEDFRAAGLEPVELRSGYSYNGLRNYQEFRDDRVVFYIRQLPRGKHSLNYRLRAEIPGKFSGLPTTGEGMYAPELKANSDEMKLQIIDK is encoded by the coding sequence ATGCTGGTTAGCCTGACCTCGCTGGGAGTTTATCTCTTTGCGGCAGAAAAAAGTCCGCCCGAAGCCCGTTCGCTGGCAGATTCCTATCAGAAACAGGGGAACTACCGGGATGCCTGGGAGCTGTATCAGAAGCTGGCAACCCGACAGGACAGTTCAGCAACAGAGGTGGTGCATGATCTGCAGGCAGGCATCCAGTGTCTGCAGCGTTTGAATCGCGTCAGTGAAATCGACGCGTTTCGAGAAGCAATTCTCAAAGTACACAGCGACGAACCGCTGGTTCTCTCCCGTCTTGCAGAAACACTGATTCAGGGACCATATTTCGGATATATCATCGATGGTAAGTTCATCCGCGGTCACCAGCGGGGTGGCAGTCGATATGTGAATACACGGGAACAGGACCGTCTCCGGGCCTTACAGCTGATGAGTCAGGCGGTTGAGGAATTGAAGACTTCCAATGACCCGGCGCTCGCAGCCCAGATTTATGCTGACTATGCCAGATACCTGATGTCAGGCCGCCAGGGACGCGCTGCCTGGAAGCTTCAGATTTTGACTGATCTTGAGGCAACCCCCGACTACCAGAGCGTCGGGGCAGAACCTGGTAACTGGTTTCGGGGTGAACCCAGCGGAGGGCCGGACGGGGCGCCCGTGGATGCGAATGGCAAGCCCGTTTACTATCGAGTGCCCGAGTCCTGGGAGGGAGCGGCTAATGATGGAGAACGCTGGCGCTGGATGCTCGCGGAATCAGTCAAACAGGAGCCCATGCGGGAAGCGCGTGTGCTTCTGGAAGTCGCGAATTTTACCCGCAGTCAGTTTGGCGTACAGACCCTGCAGCAATATTTTCCCCTGCTGTACCGGACTCGCGCGATGGACGATGCCAAAGAGGAAGAGCAGGTTAATCCGTATTCTCTGGAGAGTCTGAAAGGATCCGAAACCCTCGCACGTCTGTCAACGGGAATTCAACGCTTCGAGTTGCCCGCCGATCAGAATTATATTCTGCTGTATCAGAAGGTGATCTCACTGGGTAAAAGCAACCAGGCCGAAAACGCACTGGCTCAATTGACGAGTGTCTTTGAGAACCGGAGACAGTATCCAGAAGCTGCTAAATACCTGCAGCAGAACATTCAAGAGTATGGTGATCCCGGGCAAAATAAACAGAAACATCTGAAGCAGATTGTTGGCAACTGGGGAGAATTCGCGCCCACTCAAACACAGGCCGCAGGTCAGGGGGCTAAGGTCGATTATCGTTTCCGGAACGGTAAGCAGGTCCATTTTGAAGCGTATCAGATCAACGTTGCTGAATTGTTGAAAGATGTCAAAGACTATCTCAAGTCACATCCGGACCGCCTGGACTGGAATAAAATCAATATTTCGAACCTGGGATATCGTCTGGTTCAGGAACAGCAGAAAAAATATCAGGGAGAACTGGTCTCTCGCTGGGATATGAAACTGGAACCTCTGGCAGGACACCGGGACCGTCGTGTGACTGTCGCCACCCCGCTGCAGAATGCAGGAGCATATCTGCTGATCGCGAAAATGGAAGACGGGAATACCAGTCGGATTGTCGTCTGGCTGGATGATACTGTCATCGTGCACAAGCGGATGGCAGACCGGACCTTCTATTATGTGGCTGATGCCCGCAGCGGGCAGGCGGTGCCCAATGCGAATCTGGAGTTTTTTGGATATCAGAACAAATACGTCGCCCGTAATCAGCGACAGACTCTGACCGCCAGTTTTGCAGAGCAGACCGATGAAAACGGTCAGGCATTTCCTGAAGAGAATCTGCTGAAACGCGAGTTTCAATGGATTGCCATCGCCCGTACGAAGTCAGGTCGATTTGCTTACCAGGGGTTCGATCGATTCTGGTACCAGCCGTCCCCCCAGGAACAGTATCAAGTCAACAAGATTTATGGGATCACCGATCGTCCCGTCTACCGTCCCGGCCAGAAGGTCGATTATAAATTCTGGGTCCGGAACGTGGGTTATGATCTTTCAAGATCAGAAGAAGCCCTGTTTGATCAACGTGAGGTTACATTAAAGCTGATCGGGCGAGATCAGAAACAGATCTTTGAAAAAACGCTGACAACCGACGAATACGGCGGTGCAAACGGGGAGTGGGAGATTCCCAAAGATGCCGCTCTGGGCTCCTATAGTTTTGTAGTCGAAGTCAAATATGACTTTGCATCGGGGAAAAATCGAAATCGCAGATTTGCTTCGTCGTTCTCGTTCCGCGTTGAGGAATATAAGAAGCCGGAGTACGAAGTCTCAGTCGAGGCACCTGATGAACCCGTGGCGCTGGGAGATACTATTAAAGCCAAAATTAAGGCAAAGTACTATTTTGGCAGTCCGGTGATCAACGCGGAAGTCAAATACAAAGTAACGCGCACCTCTTACGAGCAGCACTGGTATCCCTATGATCCCTGGGACTGGTTGTACGGATCCGGTTACTGGTGGTTTACCGGTGATCATCCCTGGTATCCCGGATGGGGCCGCTGGGGATGTATTGCCCCCGGTCCGTGGTGGATCCATCGTCGCTCTGCACCACCAGAAGTCGTCATGTCGAATACGGTTCCGATTGGCAGCAATGGTGAGGTTGAAATCGAGATCGATACAGCACTGGCGAAAGCCATTCACGGTGATGAAGACCATCGATATGAAATTACAGCGGAAGTCGTTGACGAGTCTCGGCGTACGATCGTGGGAAAAGGATCGGTGCTGGTAGCCCGTGAACCTTTCAAAGTGTTTGCCTGGATGAATCGGGGGTATTATCGGGTTGGCGATTCGATGACGGCCAGCTTCAAGGCACAGACTCTCGATCAAAAACCGGTCCAGGGAACCGGGAAGATCGTGTTATACCGCATTACCTACAATCAACAGGGAGAACCACAGGAAACGGCGGTCCAGGAATGGGACGTCAATCCCCAGGAGGACGGCACAATCACTCAAAAGATGTCCGCGGCTCAATCCGGACAATATCGAGTTGCCTGTGTTGTAACTGACAAGCAGGGAAAGCAGATTGAAGGGGGCTCCCTGTTCACGATCCGAGGTGAAGGATTTGACGGCAAGGAGTATCGCTTCAATGACCTGGAAATTATTGTCGAAAAGAAGAATTACCAGCCGGTGGAAAAAGTTCGTCTATTGATCAATACGAATCAGCCGGGTAGCACCGTTTTGTTGTTCTTGCGTCCTGTGAATGGAGTCTATCAGAAACCACAGGTGCTCAAGCTGGCTGGAAAGAGTACTACTTATGAGCTGGGACTGACGCGCAAAGATCTACCGAACCTGTTTGTGGAAGCTGTAACAATTCACCAGGGGCAGGTGTTTACCGAAGCACGTGAAATTGCCGTTCCACCAGAAAAACGGGTGGTCAATCTGGAAGTCGAATCTTCTGAAACCGAATATAAGCCCGGTCAGGACGCGACCGTGAAGCTGAAGGTGACCGATGCGGAAGGAAATCCGGTTGAGGGTTCCCTGGTGGTGAGCGTCTATGACAAGAGTGTGGAGTACATCAGCGGCGGTTCGAATGTGAGTGACATCAAATCGTTCTTCTGGAAATGGAAGCGCTCACATCACCCTTTGACCTACAGTAGCCTCAGTCGGAGTTTTCATAACCTGCTTAAGCAAGGTGAAGTCGGCATGCAGATGCTGGGGGCTTTTGGAAATCTGATGCCTGCGAATGCTGATAAATCGGATCAATTCGGAGTCATGGAAGGCCCGGGGCCGGGTGTCTTACCAGCTATGAAGTCTGGCAGAGCAACCCCCATGGCGGGAGTCCCCCTCAGCATGGCCCCTGCCGAAGAAAAGGCAAGTGAGTTACAGGCAGATGCTGCTGTGGCTTCGGCAGGATCTTCAGCTGTAGTCGAACCAGCCGTTCGTCAGAATTTCGCAGATACCGCCTTTTGGAATGGCGCGATCAATACGGACCAGGATGGATTAGCTGAGGTCTCCTTTAAGATGCCCGAGAATCTGACCAGCTGGAAGATTCGCAGCTGGTCAATGGGCACAGGGACCATGGTCGGTGAAGGTCAGCGTGAAGTTGTTACTCGTAAAAATCTGATTATCCGGCTCCAGGCTCCCCGGTTCTTTACAGAGACTGATGAAGTCGTGCTGAGTGCGAATGTGCATAACTATCTGAAGACATCCAAGGATGTGAAGGTAGTGCTTGAACTGGACGGCGATGCGCTGGAACCGCTGGATGAACTGACTCAGACGGTGACGATTGACGCGAATGGCGAGAAACGGATTGACTGGCGCGTCAAAGCCTCGCGTGCCGGTTTTGCCGTGATTCGTATGAAAGCACTGACCGATGAGGAATCCGATGCGATGCAGATGACTTTCCCGGTCAAAGTACACGGAATTTTGAAAACAGAATCTTTTACCGGCAGTATTCGTCCCGACGATTCTTCGGCTCAGATCAGTTTTCAGATTCCTGGCCAGCGGACGACAGAACTCAGTCGCCTGGAACTTCGTTATTCTCCCTCTCTGGCAGGAGCGATGGTCGATGCACTGCCTTATCTGATTTACAACCCCCATAAAACGACGGACTGCACCCTGTATCGTTTTCTGCCAACCGTGATGACCCAGAACATTCTGAAACAAATGGGGCTGGATCTGAAGGAGATTGAGCGGAAACGGACCAATCTGAATGCCCAGGAAATTGGCGATGATCAGAAACGGGCTGAACAGTGGAAACGCTATGGTCAGAATCCGATCTTCAATCAGGGTGAGGTGGATTTGATCGTGAAGCAGGGCGTCGCAGATTTGACCAGTATGCAGCTGTCTGACGGCGGCTGGGGCTGGTTCTCTGGCTGGCAGGAACGGTCGTCTCCCTTCTTCACTGCCCGAGTCGTACAGGGGCTGGCCCTGGCTCAGCAGAGCGATGTTGCGCTGGTGCCTGGCACTTTGGAACGCGGCGTCGAGTGGTTGAAGAACTATCAGCAACAGGAAGTTCGGAAGCTTCTGAATGCGCCAGCTAAAACGAAACCCTATAAAGAATATGCGTCCAACCTGGATGCCTATGTATTCCTGGTTCTGGTTAATCAGGGCGTCACCAATGAGCAGATGTATGATTTCCTGTATCGGGATCGTACTGAATTGTCGGTCTATGCCTTGGGGATGCTGGGACTGGCGTCTCATAAGCTGGAACGACAGGATCGGCTGGCGATGCTGATGGATAATATGGACCAGTACCTGGTACAGGATCCTGAAAATCAGACCGCCTATCTTAATCTGCCAGAAAACAACTGGTGGTGGCACTGGTACGGTAATGAAGTGGAAGCGAATGCCTACTATCTCAAGCTGTTGTCGAAAGTGGATCCGCAGAACCCCAAAGCGGCTCAGCTGGTCAAGTATCTGCTTAACAATCGCAAGCACGGCACCTACTGGAGTTCTGTGTCTGACACTGCGATCGCAGTCGAAGCACTGGCCGAATACTGGACAGCCAGTGGAGAAGATCAACCCGATCTGACTCTCGAAGTTTACCTGGACGGTGAGAAACAGAAAGAGGTGAAAATTACTGCCGCCGATCTGTTTACCTATGACAACAAGTTTGTTCTGGAAGGGGATGCATTGACTGGGGGGGCCCATCGTCTGGAGATCCGGAAGCAGGGGCGGGGGCCGGTATACTATAATGCTTATGTGACTTACTTCACGAAGGAAGACTTCATCACAGCCACAGGTCTGGAAGTCAAAGTTGAGCGCAAGTATTACCAGCTGATTCCCGAAGACGCAGACATTAAAACGTCCGGCTCGGAAGGTCAGGTCGTCGACCAGCGCGTGGAGAAATACCAGCGTCAGGAAATCACACGTGAGACTGCCCTCAAGAGTGGCGACCTCGTGGAAGTGGAATTGATCTTCGACAGCAAAAATGACTATGAATATCTGGTATTCGAAGATTTCCGCGCCGCTGGTCTGGAACCGGTCGAACTTCGCAGTGGATACTCCTACAACGGACTGAGGAACTATCAGGAATTTCGGGATGACCGCGTGGTCTTTTACATCCGACAACTGCCCCGCGGAAAACATAGTCTGAATTACCGGTTGCGAGCCGAAATACCCGGGAAGTTCAGTGGCTTACCGACTACGGGCGAGGGCATGTACGCTCCCGAACTCAAAGCCAATTCCGACGAAATGAAACTGCAAATCATCGATAAATAA
- the cls gene encoding cardiolipin synthase, whose amino-acid sequence MDWITATISLTGYLITLALIPHILLQKKRHPVSTVSWILSILLLPGLGGIIYLFFGINRVQRRSRSKERANQSLAPKLPQIIQNQLLSNDEYLVLNQNLMRLAQNIAHTVPTYGNSIELLTDTNRTLGLIKQAILNAQHSLHLEYYIWQPDQSGTMLRDLLIEKAKAGVEVRFLYDGFGSMNLRNHFFKPMIAAGIQVAPFLPGASIRERWSINLRNHRKIVIVDGNVAFTGGMNIGDEYLGQHQNLGFWRDTHLKIEGPETLQLQQVFAEDWFFATGEALTHSQYFPHPETDGNVTAQTLCSGPEKNADVFLTLMFAAINEARESLLLTTSYFVPPESLTTALESAARRGVHVRLLVSGKSANPSTVHAGRSYYDSLLDAGVEIYEYNKGILHSKTLTIDGCWSLVGTANFDSRSLILNFEVGLAIYDRKFAQRLRETCEQDLLDATKITEAEWDQRSRLVILKQNIYRLFAPVM is encoded by the coding sequence ATGGACTGGATTACAGCGACAATCTCACTTACCGGTTACCTGATTACACTGGCGCTGATTCCCCACATCCTGCTGCAGAAGAAACGACACCCCGTCTCCACGGTTTCCTGGATTCTAAGTATTCTGCTGCTCCCCGGTCTAGGTGGTATCATTTATCTCTTCTTCGGAATCAACCGCGTTCAACGACGTTCCAGATCGAAAGAGCGGGCCAATCAGTCGCTGGCTCCCAAACTCCCCCAGATCATCCAAAACCAGCTGCTCTCCAATGATGAGTACCTGGTCCTGAATCAGAATCTGATGCGGCTGGCACAGAACATCGCCCATACTGTGCCCACCTATGGCAACAGTATCGAACTGTTGACAGATACCAACCGCACACTGGGACTGATTAAACAGGCAATTCTGAACGCCCAACATTCCCTGCACCTGGAATACTATATCTGGCAACCCGATCAATCAGGCACCATGTTGCGCGACCTGCTGATAGAAAAAGCAAAAGCAGGCGTTGAAGTTCGCTTTCTCTACGACGGTTTCGGGTCAATGAATCTCAGGAACCACTTTTTCAAGCCGATGATTGCCGCAGGAATACAGGTCGCCCCCTTCCTGCCAGGTGCCTCAATTCGCGAACGCTGGTCGATCAATCTTCGTAACCATCGTAAAATTGTGATTGTCGACGGGAACGTGGCATTCACCGGTGGTATGAACATCGGAGATGAATATCTGGGGCAGCATCAGAATCTTGGATTCTGGCGCGATACTCATCTCAAAATCGAAGGCCCGGAAACACTGCAGCTGCAACAGGTGTTTGCAGAAGACTGGTTCTTCGCCACCGGAGAAGCATTGACTCATTCGCAGTATTTTCCCCATCCGGAAACCGATGGGAACGTCACAGCACAGACGCTCTGTTCCGGGCCGGAAAAAAATGCAGATGTTTTCCTGACCCTGATGTTTGCCGCCATCAATGAAGCCCGCGAGAGTCTGTTACTGACGACGTCTTATTTCGTCCCGCCAGAATCATTAACAACCGCGCTCGAATCAGCAGCGCGGCGGGGAGTTCATGTGAGACTGCTGGTTTCCGGTAAGTCAGCAAATCCCTCGACCGTACATGCCGGCCGCTCCTATTATGATTCGCTGCTCGATGCCGGTGTGGAAATCTATGAGTACAACAAGGGAATCCTGCACTCCAAAACACTCACGATCGATGGCTGCTGGTCCCTCGTGGGGACCGCCAACTTTGATTCCCGCAGCCTGATTCTCAATTTCGAAGTCGGACTGGCAATCTATGACCGCAAGTTTGCCCAGCGGCTGAGAGAAACCTGTGAACAGGACCTGCTGGATGCGACCAAAATCACTGAAGCTGAATGGGATCAACGCAGCAGACTGGTGATATTAAAACAGAATATCTATCGCCTGTTTGCGCCCGTCATGTAA
- a CDS encoding c-type cytochrome: MNLPGKTFLICTVLSLSLLADLRSPLRAGSPEISVQIERLENTWLYEVADGDYQILVEGEPLKRITGAELPALRDLEIKLQKQKQKDPRAAQQLNALLIAMGRIADEPTLIYLHELFESYPERRNDVAEAISWYSQENQRRDADWRILVRSLNIVEGKQARAVMQALTRFHRRSNKAQWIRQVILVGLQQNPEGQAIAVKLLEHWTGQHPEQSGEAASSPLVAWQKWFALKYPDELPAELPVESEDSRWKYAGLLKELKNESTKPANLKLGAEAFVKATCVKCHLFGKTGEKIGPDLTHVSRRFQQKEILQATIFPSHFVSEEYPTFTIITSAGKSHTGMMGAAGPDEIMLLTSEGKRQLIKKKDVDEIIPVKKSSMPDGLLNLLTKAEAVQLIRYLSRLPEGASEAYRHTTR; encoded by the coding sequence ATGAATCTCCCTGGCAAAACGTTTCTGATCTGCACGGTATTGAGTCTCTCGCTGTTAGCGGATCTTCGCTCACCTCTCCGAGCCGGTTCACCAGAGATCTCCGTACAAATTGAGCGATTGGAAAACACCTGGTTGTATGAAGTCGCGGATGGTGACTATCAGATTCTGGTGGAAGGAGAACCTCTGAAACGCATTACCGGGGCAGAGCTACCTGCTTTACGCGATCTGGAGATCAAGTTACAGAAACAGAAGCAGAAAGATCCTCGGGCAGCGCAACAGCTCAATGCGCTGTTGATTGCCATGGGACGCATTGCGGACGAACCGACTCTGATCTACCTGCATGAACTTTTCGAATCCTATCCCGAGCGACGAAATGATGTGGCTGAGGCGATCAGCTGGTATTCACAGGAAAATCAGCGCCGGGACGCCGACTGGCGAATTCTCGTTCGGTCGTTAAATATCGTCGAAGGAAAACAGGCCCGGGCCGTGATGCAGGCATTGACTCGCTTTCACAGGCGATCCAACAAAGCACAATGGATTCGGCAGGTGATTCTGGTCGGGCTGCAGCAGAATCCTGAGGGACAGGCGATTGCAGTGAAACTGCTGGAGCACTGGACTGGACAACATCCCGAACAGTCGGGAGAAGCTGCTTCATCTCCGCTCGTGGCCTGGCAGAAATGGTTTGCTCTAAAATATCCAGACGAACTTCCCGCGGAACTTCCTGTGGAATCAGAGGACAGCCGCTGGAAATATGCCGGCCTGTTGAAAGAATTGAAGAACGAGTCGACTAAACCGGCTAATCTGAAGCTGGGAGCTGAGGCGTTTGTAAAAGCGACCTGTGTCAAATGTCATCTCTTTGGAAAAACAGGTGAGAAAATCGGACCTGATCTGACTCATGTCAGCAGGCGTTTCCAGCAGAAGGAGATCCTGCAGGCGACCATCTTTCCTTCCCATTTCGTTTCCGAAGAATATCCCACGTTTACCATCATTACCAGTGCCGGTAAGTCTCATACCGGCATGATGGGCGCAGCGGGACCCGATGAGATCATGTTGCTGACCAGTGAAGGGAAGCGGCAGCTGATTAAAAAGAAGGACGTGGATGAGATCATTCCCGTCAAGAAATCGTCGATGCCGGATGGGCTGCTGAATTTACTGACGAAAGCCGAGGCCGTTCAGCTGATTCGCTATTTGTCCCGACTGCCTGAGGGGGCGTCAGAAGCCTATCGGCATACAACGCGATAG
- a CDS encoding TlpA disulfide reductase family protein yields the protein MILTKLIHNLRQQSLFRAAFVCSLLLLTFSCSSQESQETTKTEPQPEAAPSETATPEAKPAPEAKPAKTEDITLTLSDAAGFEEILKQQQGKVVLVDFWATWCIPCVKNFHHTVEWNQKLADQGLSVISVSMDESDEATQKAVREFLEKQKAQFTNVLATAADDKDPMETFGIDDGALPHYRIYDRSGKLVKKFSFADPSQEITQADIEAAIEAALKQKPE from the coding sequence ATGATCCTTACAAAACTGATACACAACCTTCGTCAGCAAAGTCTGTTTCGCGCCGCTTTTGTTTGCAGCCTGCTGCTACTCACATTCAGCTGCTCGTCACAAGAAAGCCAGGAAACGACAAAAACTGAGCCGCAGCCCGAAGCTGCTCCCTCCGAGACAGCAACTCCCGAAGCCAAACCTGCTCCCGAAGCCAAACCTGCTAAGACAGAAGATATCACACTGACCTTAAGCGATGCTGCCGGTTTTGAAGAGATCCTCAAGCAACAGCAGGGTAAAGTCGTTCTGGTTGACTTCTGGGCAACCTGGTGTATTCCCTGTGTCAAGAATTTCCACCATACGGTGGAATGGAATCAGAAACTCGCCGATCAGGGGTTGAGTGTCATCTCGGTCAGCATGGATGAATCAGACGAGGCAACTCAGAAAGCCGTTCGCGAATTTCTCGAAAAGCAGAAAGCGCAATTCACTAACGTCCTGGCGACCGCAGCTGATGACAAGGATCCGATGGAGACCTTTGGAATCGATGACGGCGCGCTCCCGCACTACCGTATCTACGACCGCAGTGGGAAACTGGTTAAGAAATTCTCTTTTGCAGACCCCAGCCAGGAAATCACGCAGGCAGATATTGAAGCAGCAATCGAAGCAGCCCTCAAACAGAAACCGGAATAA
- a CDS encoding alpha/beta hydrolase family protein — MFQKLWSTCLDEVVGFYLLHRFFYYQKQPLVVSSARETTPELQSGELDQFFSPKPDPAQLEYQSELRPVSKTTFPSAEVKDFRFQSSVASGFPENDRVKGRHWKSTVQSTQSNNPERLTVVAVDGIVQLGVRSFNRLAERLTPHGIDVVMLDSPFNFRRTPPGYRPGQLIAGGNIDHQLMVARQGVLDLWSLILTLQSQGHRIGLMGISHGAWLTLIATLLVENLEFAHAITPPVDLLRILDEGGTVVNAIRRGASHDPPEEAQLETLCKPLRLNQWQPLLSPDQIRLHIADFDRFVPSLRIAELADQWGTRVSHHKLGHIEATTGPKVVYQVAEEILKRYQ, encoded by the coding sequence ATGTTTCAAAAGCTCTGGTCGACTTGCCTGGATGAGGTTGTTGGTTTCTATCTCCTGCATCGGTTCTTCTACTACCAAAAGCAACCGCTGGTGGTCTCGAGTGCGCGTGAAACCACGCCGGAACTCCAGAGTGGTGAGTTAGACCAGTTTTTTTCTCCGAAACCGGATCCAGCCCAGTTGGAGTATCAGTCCGAGTTACGTCCGGTCTCCAAGACTACATTCCCCTCTGCGGAAGTAAAAGACTTCAGGTTTCAGTCCAGCGTCGCCAGCGGATTTCCTGAAAATGACCGCGTCAAAGGTCGCCACTGGAAATCGACCGTTCAATCCACGCAGAGTAACAACCCGGAACGCCTGACCGTTGTCGCCGTTGATGGAATTGTGCAGTTGGGGGTCCGCAGCTTTAACAGGCTGGCGGAACGATTAACGCCACACGGGATCGATGTGGTCATGCTGGACAGCCCTTTCAATTTCCGACGCACTCCTCCGGGATACCGACCTGGCCAGTTAATCGCAGGGGGAAATATCGACCACCAGTTGATGGTCGCCCGGCAGGGAGTTCTCGATCTCTGGAGTCTGATTCTGACACTCCAGTCTCAGGGACATCGTATCGGTCTGATGGGCATCAGTCACGGGGCCTGGTTAACGCTGATAGCGACTCTGCTGGTGGAAAACCTTGAATTCGCGCATGCGATTACGCCTCCTGTCGATCTCTTGCGAATCCTTGATGAAGGGGGCACTGTAGTAAATGCAATCCGCCGTGGCGCCAGTCATGATCCGCCTGAGGAAGCTCAACTGGAAACGCTTTGTAAACCACTACGATTGAATCAGTGGCAACCATTGTTATCTCCAGATCAGATTCGTCTGCATATCGCCGACTTTGATCGCTTTGTCCCCTCACTGCGGATCGCTGAGCTGGCAGATCAGTGGGGCACCAGGGTCTCGCATCACAAACTGGGACACATTGAAGCGACCACGGGGCCGAAAGTCGTCTATCAGGTCGCAGAAGAGATTCTCAAGCGCTATCAGTAA
- a CDS encoding HPP family protein — MQVRVRDLMTQSPVSVPLGTTLQQAARRMIEAESPEVYVTDHQMRLVGVVPEYNFLKQKLQLADMNAPVESIMHVQLETLSPDDDALLQAPLFRDRRNSCMPVTDEGLLIGKLTCRDLFRLMLTLDEVDCDTEQEVKVSSTTEIHSSTHDINPPHLNRVNSHRQLLQLHGLIDD; from the coding sequence ATGCAGGTACGAGTTCGTGATCTGATGACCCAGAGTCCGGTCAGTGTGCCACTGGGAACAACTCTTCAGCAAGCCGCCCGGCGCATGATCGAAGCAGAATCGCCTGAAGTCTACGTGACCGACCATCAAATGCGACTGGTCGGCGTTGTCCCCGAGTACAACTTTCTGAAACAGAAATTGCAGCTCGCTGACATGAATGCTCCGGTTGAATCCATCATGCATGTTCAGTTGGAAACCCTCTCACCGGACGACGATGCCTTGCTGCAGGCTCCGCTGTTCCGTGATCGTCGCAACAGCTGTATGCCTGTGACAGACGAGGGACTGCTGATCGGAAAACTGACCTGCCGCGACCTGTTCCGCCTGATGCTGACATTAGATGAAGTCGACTGCGACACAGAGCAGGAAGTGAAAGTGTCTTCCACGACGGAAATTCACTCCTCAACGCACGACATCAATCCGCCACACCTGAATCGAGTCAATTCTCATCGCCAGTTGCTGCAGTTGCATGGTCTGATTGACGACTAG